One segment of Cerasicoccus sp. TK19100 DNA contains the following:
- a CDS encoding osmoprotectant NAGGN system M42 family peptidase produces MSKAKTPEKEAAKPAAKTKSAKEKKPKPTPLIVDEVYLQKTLLKLLSIHSPSGYTDPIVRELCHELDELGLKYELTRRGAVRATLPGRAYSPDRAIVGHVDTLGAMVKGLKDNGRLRLVPLGTWSSRFAEGARVSVYTDKTVYRGTILPLKASGHVYNDEVDTQPTDWEHVELRLDQDSASVDDLHELGCQIGDYVGVDSQAEFLSNGYLNSRHLDDKAGVAAMLAAAKYIKDHQIELPVECHLLFTISEEVGSGASAVLHGDVAELVSIDNGTCAPGQNSSEKGATIAMGDSSGPFDYHLTHHLLNLCRKNGINHQRDIFKYYRCDSASALEAGNDIRTALVTFGLDASHGYERTHIDSLISVTQMIVAYVQSQLVYKKQKKSLTSIKDFPKVKVTDVELTQLEQTESTAQVPPPDTLAPKAK; encoded by the coding sequence ATGAGCAAAGCAAAGACACCCGAAAAAGAAGCCGCCAAGCCTGCGGCCAAAACCAAGTCCGCCAAGGAGAAAAAGCCCAAGCCGACACCCTTGATTGTGGATGAGGTTTACCTGCAGAAGACGCTACTTAAGCTGCTGAGCATCCATAGCCCCAGCGGCTACACGGACCCGATCGTGCGCGAGCTTTGCCACGAACTCGATGAGCTTGGCCTGAAATACGAACTGACCCGCCGCGGTGCTGTGCGCGCCACGTTGCCGGGCCGCGCTTACAGCCCCGACCGCGCCATCGTTGGCCACGTCGACACGCTGGGTGCCATGGTCAAGGGCCTTAAGGATAACGGTCGCTTGCGCCTTGTGCCGTTGGGCACATGGTCGTCGCGTTTTGCCGAGGGTGCCCGCGTCTCAGTTTATACGGATAAGACCGTTTACCGCGGTACGATTCTGCCGCTCAAGGCCTCGGGGCATGTTTACAACGACGAAGTTGACACCCAGCCGACCGACTGGGAGCACGTCGAGCTGCGCCTGGATCAGGACTCCGCCTCAGTCGATGATTTGCACGAGCTGGGTTGCCAGATTGGCGATTACGTGGGCGTGGATTCGCAGGCGGAATTTCTCAGCAACGGTTACCTGAACTCCCGCCACCTCGATGACAAGGCCGGCGTGGCCGCGATGCTTGCCGCGGCAAAATACATCAAGGACCACCAGATCGAGCTACCTGTAGAGTGCCATCTGCTCTTCACCATTTCGGAAGAGGTCGGCTCCGGTGCCTCGGCGGTTTTGCATGGCGACGTTGCTGAGCTGGTTTCGATCGACAACGGCACCTGCGCGCCGGGACAGAACTCCAGCGAAAAGGGGGCCACCATCGCGATGGGTGACTCCTCCGGCCCGTTCGACTACCACCTGACGCACCACCTGCTGAACCTTTGCCGCAAGAACGGCATCAACCACCAGCGCGACATCTTCAAGTATTACCGTTGCGACAGCGCCTCGGCCCTGGAAGCGGGCAACGACATCCGCACGGCGCTGGTCACCTTTGGCCTCGATGCCTCCCACGGCTATGAGCGCACCCACATCGACTCGCTGATCTCTGTCACGCAAATGATCGTCGCCTACGTGCAGAGCCAGCTCGTTTACAAGAAGCAAAAGAAGAGCCTCACCTCGATCAAGGACTTCCCCAAGGTCAAGGTGACCGATGTCGAGCTGACCCAACTTGAGCAAACCGAATCCACCGCTCAGGTCCCGCCCCCCGACACCCTCGCACCAAAGGCGAAGTAG
- a CDS encoding SulP family inorganic anion transporter → MLNFFRKRTANLKDDLLSGLTVALALVPEAIAFAFVAGVSPIIGLYSAFFMGLLTAIFGGRPGMISGATGAMAVVVVGLVAIHGVEYLFPAIILCGIFQLMAGFGKLGQFIRMVPHSVMLGFVNGLAIVIFMAQFGSFNTVNDAGELVSMGGPALWIMLALVALTMAIIWLLPKLTRAVPASLAAILVVTGLSIAVNKAAPDDWAAENQTNILLTVGDMLKTNTIAKATAEAPVELGEDATPEAVDAYVAEEVEENAGIAAGLPKLFFLDDQYEFLPPMNLETLWIILPFALTLAGVGLIESLMTLTLIDEITETRGHGNRECLGQGLANVVSGLFGGMGGCAMIGQSLINVNSGGRGRASGITAAVCLLLFVLVLAPWIEMIPMAALVGVMFMVVIGTFEWATLNTWKKIPKSDVLVMLTVAGYTVFAHDLATAVILGVIISALVFAWQHATHLGAEEYINEKGSKTYQLHGPLFFASVQSFKELFDPRNDPDDVVIDFYFTRVYDQSGLEAINGLAEKYRSLGKTLHLTHLSPECRKLLDKAGDMVEVNMSEDPQYHVATDRLG, encoded by the coding sequence ATGCTTAATTTTTTCCGTAAAAGAACCGCCAATTTAAAAGACGACCTGCTTTCGGGCCTCACCGTGGCCCTGGCGCTGGTGCCGGAGGCGATCGCGTTTGCGTTCGTGGCCGGGGTGTCGCCGATCATCGGTCTTTACTCTGCCTTTTTCATGGGGCTGCTCACGGCGATCTTTGGTGGCCGCCCGGGTATGATCTCCGGCGCGACCGGCGCGATGGCGGTGGTGGTCGTCGGCCTCGTGGCCATCCACGGCGTGGAGTATCTGTTCCCGGCGATCATACTATGCGGTATTTTCCAGTTAATGGCGGGCTTCGGTAAGCTCGGGCAATTCATTCGCATGGTGCCGCATTCCGTGATGCTGGGCTTCGTCAACGGCCTGGCGATTGTGATTTTCATGGCGCAGTTTGGCAGCTTCAACACCGTTAACGATGCGGGTGAGCTGGTTTCCATGGGCGGCCCGGCTTTGTGGATCATGCTCGCGCTTGTGGCGCTGACGATGGCCATCATCTGGCTTTTGCCGAAGTTGACCCGCGCCGTGCCAGCCTCTCTCGCGGCAATTCTCGTGGTGACGGGCCTCTCGATCGCGGTGAACAAAGCCGCGCCGGACGACTGGGCTGCCGAGAATCAGACTAACATTCTGCTGACCGTCGGCGACATGCTCAAGACGAACACCATTGCCAAGGCCACCGCCGAGGCACCGGTCGAGCTGGGCGAAGACGCCACCCCCGAAGCCGTCGACGCCTACGTCGCGGAAGAAGTCGAGGAAAACGCCGGCATCGCCGCAGGCCTGCCCAAGCTGTTCTTCCTCGATGACCAATACGAGTTCCTCCCGCCGATGAATCTCGAAACGCTCTGGATCATTTTACCCTTCGCGCTGACGCTGGCTGGCGTCGGCCTGATCGAATCACTGATGACGCTGACGCTGATCGACGAGATCACCGAAACGCGCGGCCATGGCAACCGGGAGTGCCTGGGGCAGGGCTTGGCCAACGTCGTGAGCGGCCTGTTTGGCGGCATGGGCGGCTGCGCGATGATCGGCCAATCGCTGATCAACGTGAACTCCGGCGGTCGCGGGCGCGCCTCGGGCATCACGGCGGCGGTCTGCCTGCTGCTGTTCGTGCTCGTGCTGGCACCGTGGATCGAAATGATCCCCATGGCGGCGCTGGTCGGCGTGATGTTCATGGTGGTCATCGGCACCTTCGAGTGGGCCACGCTGAACACCTGGAAGAAGATCCCCAAGAGCGACGTGCTCGTCATGCTGACGGTCGCTGGCTACACGGTCTTCGCGCACGACCTCGCCACGGCGGTGATCCTGGGCGTGATTATTTCGGCCCTCGTCTTTGCCTGGCAGCACGCCACGCACCTCGGCGCCGAGGAATACATCAACGAAAAGGGCAGCAAGACCTACCAGCTCCACGGCCCGCTGTTCTTCGCCTCGGTGCAGTCGTTTAAGGAACTCTTCGACCCGCGCAACGACCCGGACGACGTCGTCATCGACTTCTACTTCACCCGCGTTTACGACCAGTCGGGCCTCGAGGCGATCAACGGCCTCGCCGAAAAATACCGCAGCCTCGGCAAGACCCTCCACCTGACGCACCTCTCGCCCGAATGCCGTAAACTCCTCGACAAAGCCGGCGACATGGTGGAGGTCAACATGTCCGAAGACCCGCAATACCACGTGGCGACGGACCGCCTGGGCTAA
- the ngg gene encoding N-acetylglutaminylglutamine synthetase, whose amino-acid sequence METLKTEPGTMLQCGWGRLIFADTFPSAEALADAILSEHKDQRDIALYIVDPHLVLNCAPQQIFLDPSNTYRLNMADYQASDKQPVGFTVKKLEHKEQLDEINRIYSTLKMVPLKADYVWENRHAEQFTFFIAIQNETGEVLGVAMGADHQACGEQMPNSCSLWAVGVDPQAELPGVGTHLCRHIIEYYKGLGRDFMDVSVIHDNEMAQRLYEKMGFERCYIFAAKRRNRINERLFVGAPAPEGYNPYAAIIINEALRRGIAVDPISPERNYFRLSLGGRSVTCWESLTTMTSAIALKRAEDKQFTHEVLAKAGLSVPDQIDAEDARKNLQFLNRYKSVVVKPVAGEQGQGISVDVRSDEALAAAVAKAYEHGDKVIIEQYVEGHDLRVIVINQEVVAAAIRRPPSIIGTGEHTVRELIEKLSRRREAATGGESKIPLDEETERCVRMAGYKMDDVLEKEEIIAVRKTANLHTGGTIHDVTDKLHPVLAEASIRAATVLEMPVIGLDLMVKAPDKQDYVIIEGNERPGLANHEPQPTAEKFIDFLFPQSIIPNAPEQVDEEHLPTA is encoded by the coding sequence ATGGAAACACTTAAGACCGAACCTGGCACCATGCTGCAATGCGGCTGGGGCCGACTCATCTTTGCGGATACCTTTCCCAGTGCGGAAGCGCTGGCGGACGCCATTCTCTCCGAGCACAAAGACCAGCGCGATATCGCCCTCTACATCGTGGACCCGCATCTGGTGCTCAACTGCGCGCCGCAGCAAATCTTCCTCGATCCGTCGAACACCTACCGGCTCAACATGGCCGACTATCAGGCCTCGGATAAGCAGCCGGTCGGTTTCACCGTGAAGAAGCTGGAACACAAGGAACAGCTCGACGAAATCAACCGCATTTACTCAACGCTCAAAATGGTGCCGCTCAAGGCGGATTACGTCTGGGAGAACCGTCACGCCGAGCAGTTTACCTTCTTTATTGCTATTCAGAATGAGACTGGCGAAGTGCTGGGCGTTGCCATGGGCGCAGACCACCAGGCCTGCGGCGAGCAAATGCCCAACAGCTGCAGTCTCTGGGCCGTGGGCGTCGATCCGCAGGCCGAGCTGCCCGGTGTTGGCACGCACCTGTGTCGCCACATTATCGAGTATTACAAGGGGCTTGGCCGTGACTTCATGGACGTTTCCGTGATCCATGATAACGAGATGGCCCAGCGTCTTTACGAGAAGATGGGCTTCGAGCGCTGCTATATCTTTGCGGCCAAGCGCCGCAACCGCATCAACGAGCGTTTGTTCGTCGGGGCTCCCGCGCCCGAGGGCTACAATCCGTATGCGGCGATCATTATCAACGAAGCTCTGCGCCGCGGTATCGCCGTGGACCCGATTTCACCCGAGCGCAATTACTTCCGCCTAAGCCTGGGCGGTCGCTCGGTCACCTGTTGGGAATCGCTAACCACGATGACCTCTGCCATCGCGCTCAAACGCGCCGAAGACAAGCAGTTTACGCACGAGGTACTGGCCAAGGCCGGGCTCTCGGTGCCCGACCAGATCGACGCCGAAGATGCGCGCAAGAACCTGCAATTTCTAAACCGCTACAAGAGCGTCGTTGTCAAGCCGGTAGCGGGTGAGCAGGGGCAGGGCATTTCCGTGGACGTCCGCTCGGATGAGGCTCTGGCCGCGGCCGTCGCCAAGGCCTATGAGCATGGGGACAAGGTGATCATCGAACAATATGTGGAGGGGCACGACCTGCGCGTTATCGTGATTAACCAAGAGGTCGTTGCCGCTGCGATTCGGCGTCCGCCGAGTATCATTGGCACCGGCGAACATACCGTCCGCGAACTCATTGAAAAGCTGAGCCGCCGCCGCGAAGCCGCCACCGGGGGCGAGAGCAAAATCCCGCTCGATGAAGAGACCGAGCGCTGCGTCCGCATGGCCGGCTACAAGATGGATGACGTCCTCGAAAAGGAGGAGATCATCGCTGTGCGCAAGACGGCCAACCTGCACACCGGCGGCACGATCCACGATGTTACGGACAAACTGCACCCGGTGCTCGCCGAGGCGTCGATCCGTGCGGCCACGGTGCTGGAGATGCCCGTCATCGGTCTGGACCTGATGGTGAAGGCACCCGACAAGCAGGACTATGTCATCATCGAGGGCAACGAGCGCCCCGGCCTGGCAAACCATGAGCCGCAGCCGACGGCGGAAAAATTTATCGATTTCCTGTTCCCGCAGAGCATCATTCCCAATGCGCCTGAACAGGTCGACGAAGAACACTTACCCACTGCATGA
- a CDS encoding PEP-CTERM sorting domain-containing protein encodes MKILLLSITASLTLATALPAAIVVNGDFTTVGGSSVQLTNSISYSATSNGSITMIILDEWVVYDGVNNGVLMENLSYQIDAGPIQFTSDAALFDNFGTDLLALSANDGYISFNGITINSGQTITFLPGTYLNTTTDPGMNPALNGLSFTGDSVIAGPVANALSAPTSVGGVAVIPEPSTYMAIAGFAGLGLFLWRRRAKAKAA; translated from the coding sequence ATGAAGATACTGCTACTATCTATTACTGCGAGTTTAACCCTAGCGACCGCCTTGCCGGCCGCGATCGTCGTCAATGGCGACTTTACTACTGTCGGGGGGAGCAGTGTGCAGCTCACGAATTCTATTTCGTATAGCGCGACCTCCAATGGCTCCATCACTATGATAATATTGGATGAATGGGTGGTGTACGATGGAGTTAACAATGGCGTTTTGATGGAAAATTTGAGTTATCAAATTGACGCCGGCCCCATTCAATTCACTTCGGACGCCGCCTTGTTTGATAATTTTGGGACTGACCTCTTAGCCTTATCGGCTAATGACGGCTATATTTCTTTTAATGGCATAACAATTAATAGTGGTCAGACGATTACCTTTCTACCAGGCACATACTTGAACACAACGACAGACCCCGGAATGAATCCTGCGCTCAATGGGCTTAGCTTTACCGGTGATTCAGTAATTGCAGGTCCGGTTGCCAATGCCCTGAGCGCCCCTACATCCGTGGGGGGCGTGGCGGTGATCCCTGAGCCTTCGACATACATGGCCATCGCCGGCTTTGCGGGGCTCGGGCTGTTCCTGTGGCGTCGCCGGGCCAAGGCGAAGGCGGCTTAG
- a CDS encoding inositol monophosphatase family protein: MSELSSEQKAEFKEFIAYLCDEAAKEILPHYGPQVEIERKSDATPVTLADRNAEKRIRAILAERYPEHGIIGEEYGRERDDAEFVWVLDPVDGTKSFISGVPLFATLIALLHKGRPVIGAINQPVLKQMVIGDCETTTLNGKPVNGRPACTLAEATLCTTDPIRESLWQNNAQWTDLPPKTALYRSWGDAGGYILLVSGFTDIMCDPLMEIWDCAAILPCLEGAGIKATGWKGGDAFDERCIIAAKASLHDEVMQVLYPKG; encoded by the coding sequence ATGTCAGAACTGAGCAGCGAACAGAAAGCCGAATTTAAGGAATTTATCGCCTACCTTTGCGACGAAGCCGCGAAGGAAATCTTGCCGCACTACGGCCCGCAGGTCGAGATCGAGCGCAAGTCGGACGCCACGCCCGTGACCCTGGCCGACCGCAACGCCGAAAAGCGCATCCGCGCAATCCTGGCCGAGCGTTATCCCGAGCATGGCATCATCGGCGAGGAATATGGCCGCGAGCGTGATGACGCCGAATTTGTCTGGGTGCTCGATCCGGTCGACGGCACGAAGTCGTTCATTTCCGGCGTGCCGCTGTTTGCGACGCTGATCGCGCTGCTGCACAAGGGCCGCCCGGTGATCGGGGCCATCAACCAGCCCGTGCTCAAGCAAATGGTCATCGGCGACTGTGAGACGACCACGCTCAACGGCAAACCTGTCAATGGTCGCCCGGCCTGCACCTTGGCCGAAGCCACGCTTTGCACCACGGACCCGATCCGCGAATCACTCTGGCAAAACAACGCCCAGTGGACTGACCTGCCGCCGAAGACCGCGCTCTACCGCTCGTGGGGTGACGCCGGTGGCTACATCTTGCTCGTCTCCGGCTTTACGGACATCATGTGCGACCCATTGATGGAAATCTGGGACTGCGCCGCAATCCTGCCTTGCCTCGAAGGTGCCGGCATCAAGGCAACCGGGTGGAAGGGCGGCGACGCCTTCGACGAGCGCTGCATCATTGCGGCCAAGGCCAGCCTGCACGACGAGGTCATGCAGGTGCTCTATCCGAAGGGCTAA
- a CDS encoding type ISP restriction/modification enzyme has product MPTTDSFADLCQAYLQELANVLTHEQAQHELALRPALADFLSKAQAQMGRPGKLLHEISAAKGDQHEKSIGRPDFLFAEDKTQVPLGYVEAEGIEKEWKSLKGHAKEQNERYRKNLDNFLYTNHLDFRLFVDGEMVAQARLPEPENLGFKLLSSKDTADLYNLLDRFFAAEAESLAPLKSPEMLAKALARRAKQLKAQTASAYEHGSDFLQKLHGAFKENLIAQMSADEFADLFAQTLAYGMFAARVAKPQDDGKRFDRRHAAELIPETNPFLRELFEIVSGNKLEDALRWIADDIARLLDKAPLVSIRSKTNAAGKQDVVIHFYETFLKEYDPKLRELRGVYYTPQSVVSYIVRSLDKLLKAKFPDEKGKPRFPLGLADPAVKILDPATGTGTFLSEVIAHIHQSFKDANNLGAWDASYIEEKLTPRLFAFELLVAPYTIAHLKLNLQLRDSCPGYAQGKRRLNVYLTNTLEPPQAHPELPLVEFVSNENNLGAQIKAREDILVILGNPPYSGHSANLSKDAKGKLTAIGKLLHGEPIIEADKQLKLKADARKQPNYFQCDGKPLGERNPKWLNDDYVKFIRFAQWRIDRTGEGVVGYITNHGYLDNPTFRGMRQALMQSFDEIYVLDLHGNDRKKEKAPDGSRDENVFDIQQGVAILLAVKKPADPNKKQNCRVFHADLWGKRTINGGKYRYLYDNDVDSTEWTEIEPEKPRYHFFVPNEKSVEFKDYMSVDSIFMEKSMGMNTHRDSLIIDPNKKALLGRLEHLFSQHLSDEEAINRFKLKKTSDFDPIKARKAYLNVENWSDKIVECLYKPFDRQFLFYAEEFIDRPRKKLNDQLLNRNLSLLTTKQTKEDFACLCSDKIAGQHKICARYDGSLFFPLYLYDDPSNPEARRPNFSEEFLKTLASRLKLPRVDTPQPENLAIVGMLPPNAADSKSSASTEPTAPQYAGMPEGISPEDVFHYAYAVFHSPTYRTRYAEFLKIDFPRLPLTRSIRRFRALADLGAQLTALHLLDADAAPALAQAASRHPYPESGSGLIEKPVFKPSKEKDQPGRVYINAHQYFDHVPSAVWQFRVGGYQPAEKWLKDRKLRTLTHEDVAHYQKMLVAMAETQRLMPEVDTLIGEWPIK; this is encoded by the coding sequence ATGCCCACAACAGATTCCTTCGCTGACCTCTGCCAAGCCTACCTCCAGGAGCTCGCAAACGTGCTCACGCATGAACAAGCTCAGCACGAGTTGGCATTACGACCTGCCCTCGCGGATTTTCTCAGCAAGGCGCAGGCACAGATGGGCAGACCGGGCAAATTACTCCATGAAATCTCAGCCGCCAAGGGCGACCAACATGAGAAATCCATTGGCCGGCCGGATTTCCTCTTCGCCGAGGACAAAACACAGGTGCCGCTGGGCTATGTAGAAGCCGAGGGCATCGAAAAAGAATGGAAGTCCCTGAAAGGACACGCCAAGGAGCAAAACGAACGCTACCGCAAGAACCTCGACAACTTCCTCTACACGAATCACCTGGACTTCCGCTTGTTTGTAGACGGCGAAATGGTTGCCCAGGCGCGACTGCCCGAGCCGGAAAACCTCGGCTTCAAGCTCCTGTCCTCCAAAGACACGGCCGATCTCTACAACCTGCTAGATCGTTTCTTCGCCGCCGAGGCCGAGTCGCTCGCCCCGCTGAAAAGCCCCGAGATGCTTGCCAAAGCGCTGGCCCGCCGCGCGAAACAGCTCAAGGCCCAGACGGCCAGCGCCTACGAGCACGGCAGCGACTTCCTCCAAAAGTTGCACGGAGCCTTCAAAGAGAACCTCATCGCCCAGATGTCCGCCGATGAATTCGCCGACCTCTTTGCCCAGACCCTGGCCTACGGCATGTTTGCCGCCCGCGTGGCCAAACCGCAGGACGACGGCAAGCGCTTCGACCGTCGCCACGCCGCCGAACTCATCCCCGAGACCAATCCATTCCTTCGCGAGCTGTTCGAGATCGTCTCCGGCAACAAATTAGAGGACGCGCTCCGGTGGATTGCCGACGACATCGCGCGCTTGCTGGACAAAGCCCCGCTCGTCTCCATCCGCTCCAAGACCAACGCCGCCGGCAAGCAGGATGTAGTCATCCACTTCTACGAAACATTCCTTAAAGAGTATGATCCCAAGCTCCGCGAGCTGCGCGGGGTCTACTACACGCCGCAATCGGTGGTCAGCTACATTGTGCGCAGCCTCGACAAGTTGCTCAAGGCCAAGTTCCCCGACGAAAAAGGCAAGCCACGCTTTCCGCTGGGCCTCGCCGACCCGGCGGTAAAGATCCTCGATCCCGCCACGGGCACCGGCACCTTCCTCTCCGAGGTCATCGCGCACATTCACCAGTCCTTTAAGGACGCCAACAACCTCGGCGCGTGGGACGCCAGCTACATCGAGGAGAAGCTAACGCCCCGCCTCTTCGCCTTCGAGCTCCTCGTGGCACCCTACACCATCGCCCACTTAAAGCTGAACCTCCAGCTGCGGGATTCCTGCCCCGGCTACGCCCAGGGGAAACGCCGCCTGAACGTTTACCTGACCAACACCCTGGAGCCGCCCCAGGCCCACCCGGAATTGCCCCTCGTCGAGTTTGTCTCCAACGAAAACAACCTCGGCGCCCAGATCAAAGCCCGCGAAGACATTCTCGTCATCCTCGGCAACCCGCCCTACTCCGGCCATTCCGCCAACCTCAGCAAAGATGCGAAGGGCAAACTCACGGCCATCGGCAAACTCCTCCACGGTGAGCCCATCATCGAGGCCGACAAGCAGCTCAAGCTCAAGGCCGACGCCCGCAAACAGCCGAACTACTTCCAGTGCGATGGCAAACCACTCGGCGAGCGCAACCCCAAGTGGCTCAACGATGACTACGTAAAGTTCATTCGCTTTGCCCAATGGCGCATCGACCGCACCGGAGAGGGCGTCGTCGGCTACATCACCAACCACGGGTATCTGGACAACCCCACCTTCCGCGGCATGCGCCAGGCCCTCATGCAATCATTCGACGAAATCTACGTCCTCGACCTCCACGGCAACGACCGCAAAAAAGAAAAGGCACCCGACGGCTCGCGCGACGAGAACGTATTCGACATCCAGCAGGGCGTAGCGATCCTTCTCGCCGTCAAAAAGCCCGCCGACCCAAACAAAAAGCAAAACTGCCGGGTCTTTCACGCCGACCTTTGGGGTAAACGCACCATCAACGGCGGCAAATACCGCTACCTCTATGACAACGACGTCGATTCGACGGAATGGACAGAGATTGAGCCAGAGAAACCACGCTATCATTTCTTTGTGCCCAATGAAAAGTCTGTTGAATTCAAAGACTATATGTCAGTTGACTCAATATTCATGGAAAAATCCATGGGTATGAACACACACCGAGACAGTCTCATAATTGATCCCAACAAAAAGGCGCTGTTAGGGCGCCTTGAGCATTTATTCAGTCAGCACCTTTCGGATGAGGAGGCTATCAATCGATTCAAGCTTAAGAAGACGTCGGATTTTGATCCGATTAAGGCACGCAAGGCATATCTCAATGTGGAAAACTGGTCTGATAAGATAGTTGAATGCCTATACAAGCCATTTGACCGACAATTTCTTTTCTATGCAGAGGAGTTTATCGATAGACCAAGAAAGAAACTGAATGACCAACTACTAAACAGGAACCTTTCACTGCTTACAACTAAGCAAACAAAGGAAGACTTTGCGTGCTTATGCAGTGATAAGATTGCCGGACAGCATAAAATTTGCGCTCGCTACGACGGTAGCTTGTTCTTCCCCCTCTACCTCTACGACGACCCAAGCAACCCCGAGGCGCGGCGGCCCAACTTCAGCGAAGAATTCCTCAAAACCTTGGCCAGTCGACTCAAGCTGCCGCGCGTGGATACCCCCCAGCCGGAAAACCTTGCTATCGTCGGCATGTTGCCGCCCAACGCGGCGGACTCAAAATCCTCTGCCTCCACCGAGCCGACCGCCCCGCAATACGCAGGCATGCCCGAGGGCATCTCGCCGGAGGATGTGTTCCACTACGCCTACGCCGTCTTCCATTCGCCGACCTACCGCACGCGCTACGCGGAGTTCCTCAAGATCGACTTCCCCCGCCTGCCGCTCACACGCTCCATCCGCCGCTTCCGCGCACTGGCCGACTTGGGCGCACAGCTGACCGCGCTGCATTTGCTGGACGCCGACGCCGCCCCCGCGCTCGCCCAGGCCGCCTCACGCCACCCCTACCCAGAGTCCGGCAGCGGCCTCATCGAAAAGCCGGTCTTCAAGCCGTCCAAAGAGAAGGACCAGCCGGGCCGCGTCTACATCAACGCACACCAGTATTTTGACCACGTGCCATCAGCTGTCTGGCAGTTCCGCGTAGGCGGCTACCAGCCCGCCGAAAAGTGGCTCAAGGACCGCAAACTGCGCACCCTCACGCACGAAGACGTCGCCCACTACCAAAAGATGCTCGTCGCCATGGCCGAAACCCAGCGCCTCATGCCCGAAGTCGATACCCTCATCGGCGAATGGCCCATAAAGTAG